From Cyanobium sp. Tous-M-B4, the proteins below share one genomic window:
- the rdgB gene encoding RdgB/HAM1 family non-canonical purine NTP pyrophosphatase gives MLVIASGNPGKVHEFSHLLTGLGLEIRPQPKGLEVEETGSTFAENARLKATAVARATGAWALADDSGLAVEALGGAPGVHSARYADTDVARIARLLKELATAQAADPAASRAARFTAALAVADPSGTIRLEVEGICPGTILKAPRGSGGFGYDPVFLVDEAGRTFAEMAKAEKARLGHRGRAFALLEPQLRALLG, from the coding sequence GTGCTGGTGATCGCCAGCGGCAACCCAGGCAAAGTCCACGAGTTCAGCCACCTGCTCACCGGGCTGGGCCTGGAGATCCGGCCCCAGCCCAAGGGCCTGGAGGTGGAGGAAACCGGCAGCACCTTCGCCGAAAATGCCCGCCTCAAAGCCACCGCCGTAGCCCGCGCCACAGGCGCCTGGGCCCTCGCCGACGACTCGGGCCTGGCCGTCGAGGCCCTCGGCGGTGCTCCGGGCGTCCACTCGGCCCGCTATGCCGACACGGACGTCGCCCGGATCGCGCGCCTGCTGAAGGAGCTAGCCACTGCCCAGGCCGCCGACCCTGCCGCCAGCCGTGCGGCCCGGTTCACCGCCGCCCTGGCGGTGGCGGATCCCAGCGGCACCATCCGCCTGGAGGTGGAGGGGATCTGTCCGGGCACGATCCTCAAGGCACCACGCGGATCTGGTGGCTTCGGTTACGACCCGGTCTTTCTCGTGGATGAAGCCGGGCGGACCTTCGCGGAGATGGCCAAGGCGGAGAAGGCCCGACTTGGCCACCGCGGTCGTGCCTTCGCCCTGCTGGAGCCCCAGCTGCGTGCCCTGCTGGGCTGA
- a CDS encoding DM13 domain-containing protein yields MVGASLLSGAALHAESMSKPMIKPMQKEAAGTMAGAMAKGSFRMAEKPVSGGFLIHSEGGKKMLTLSKDFKTSDMAPDLKIVFSASTTPLASTKAPGYPLKPGSYTILAPLKTSMGAQSYTIPASIDLSKQGSVLIWCEKFNATMAWAPLKG; encoded by the coding sequence TTGGTCGGTGCCTCCCTGCTCTCGGGCGCGGCGCTCCACGCCGAATCCATGTCCAAGCCGATGATCAAACCCATGCAGAAAGAGGCTGCCGGGACGATGGCCGGTGCGATGGCCAAGGGAAGTTTCCGGATGGCGGAGAAACCCGTGAGCGGCGGCTTCTTGATCCATAGCGAAGGCGGCAAGAAGATGCTGACGCTCAGCAAGGACTTCAAGACCAGCGACATGGCCCCCGATCTGAAGATCGTCTTCAGCGCCTCGACTACGCCCCTGGCCAGCACCAAGGCGCCCGGCTATCCGCTCAAGCCCGGTAGCTACACGATCCTGGCGCCGCTGAAAACCAGTATGGGAGCGCAGAGCTACACCATTCCCGCCTCGATCGATCTCAGCAAGCAGGGCTCGGTGCTGATCTGGTGCGAGAAGTTCAACGCCACCATGGCCTGGGCGCCGCTGAAGGGCTGA